The Granulicella sp. 5B5 nucleotide sequence CGCCTACCAGGTCCCCGACTTCGACCTCAACTACGGCCTCGGCGACCGCATCCAGCTCAAGTACGAGCTCCCCATCGCCATCGCCGAAACCCGCACCTCCACGCCCACCCCCGCCACCATCGCACCGCCCAACTCCATCGCCACCGGCCTCGGCGAAAGCCTCCTCGGCGTCAAATGGCGCTTCTACGAGCACCATCCCCACGACCCCTATCTCCATAACCGCTTCGGAACCGGCTTGAGCAAAGTCTTCGGTCATCCCTCGGAAGAACGAGCCCCCGCAGGCGGAGAAGAACCTCGCGTCGACTTCAGCCTCGGCACCTACCCGCAACTCTCTCTCAATAATCCCACCCACAGCGTCGCACGCGGAGTCGTCGATCCCGGCCCAAACTTCTTCCTGCCCATTGAAGTCAACAGCCGCCTCGGCCCGTTGCGCATGGACGCCGAAGTCGGCTACAACTTCGGCAACCGCAACCTGCAGCAGGGCTGGAGTCGCGGCCTCCTCGTCGGCCATGAGTTCAGCGACTCCACCGAGGCCTACCTCGAGCTACACGACGATCAGGATGCCACGCGCCTCGATGGCCAGCCCAAGCAACGCGAAACCACGCTCGGTCTGGGCGGCCGACAGACCCTCAACCGCCGCAAGACACTTGTGCTGCTCCTCATGGGCGGGCGCAGTTTCCAGACCATCACTACACAGAACTCTCAACCGAGCTGGGTCGCCTACGTCGGCCTCCAGATGCTACTCGGCCCGCACGATCACCAACCATAAAGACCATCACATCGCCTCTTCATGACCATGGTCATAGAATATGGTCATGAAGCCGATCGCTCAGCCTGGACGTGAGTTCCGCATCGTCGCCGCAGGCCTATTCAAAGCCACCTGTCTTCAGCTCATGGACGAGGTGTACGCGAACAGAAACCTTACCATCATCGTCACCAAACGCGGTAAGCCCGTCATGCAGATGAGCGCGCCTCCGGAAGGCCTCACGCTTTCAGGTCCAACCGTCGAATTGGAGCCTGATACCTACGTGGCCGCGCAAGTCACTGCGCTTCAAGCAGAAGCTACAGCAACCTTCGAACAAGGCCGCAAGAAAAAGAAGGACAAAAAGAAGAAGCACAAGTAGCAAACAGCGACCGCCTCTTGACACACCACGTACAATAGAAGAGTAGGAACAACCCGGCCCAGGCCGGGTTTTGTCGTCTCAGCGCTCTTTCAAAACTCACGCGTACCGAACCAGGTAACCAGCAACATGGTTACGAGCCTAACCCTTTATTCATGCGGATCATAGCTCCCAAAAGGGGGGAGGGGCCCCGCTACTTCGGCACCGGCGTAATCATTACCGTCCGCTTCTCCTCCACGCTCCGCTTGGCCGCATCCAGAATCTGCATCGCGACGATGTTCGTGTCCGTCGCCGTCAGGTCATGATCGCCCTTGATCTCGCCCCGCTCCAGCGCCGCCAGGTACTCCAGCGAGTCCGTATACGCCAGCGGCAGCTTCGGCTCCTCCACCGTCTCAGGCTTCTCGCGTGCCGAAAACCGCGAGGTCACCGTCGTCGGATCGACAGCGATCTCTAAGCCCTTCGAGCCATAGGCCTCCATGTCCTTCCGTGCAAACGGCCAGTCCCAGCTCGGCATCAGCACCGCCTGCGTATGCGGATAGCGCACGATGATCGTGGCATCGTCATCCACCTTCGGGTACTCACCCGGCTTGTTGGTCTGCGCCACGGCGGTCACGCTGATCGGAGCCTCGCCATGCATCATCACGGTCATCAGGTCGGCGCCATAGCAGCCAAAGTCGAACATCGCGCCCGCACCGTTCTTCGCCGGGTCGGTCAGCCATTTCAGAAACTCCGGCTGCACGTGGATCTCCGCCGGCCCGTTGTGCCCATCGTGAACGACGACCTTGTACACGTCGCCCAGCTTGCCGTCCGCGACATCCTTCAGCACCTTGGCGTTGCTTGAGTACCAGCTCGTCTCATAGTTCACCAGCACCTTGGTGCCATACCTGCGGCCCGCATCGCGCATCGCAATCGCATCCGCCAGCGTCGTCGCAAACGGCTTCTCCATCATCGCGTCGATGCCATGCTTCGCCGCCCACAGCGTCACCTCACGGTGCCGCACCGGCGACGTGTAAATCAGCACCGCCTGCGGTTTGCCCTTGCTCGCCAGCATCGCATCCAGCGAGTCCACATACAGCGATGGTTCCACGTGGAACTTCGCCGTGTACTCCTGCTGCAGCGTCTTGTCCGGCTCAACCACAGCGATCAGCTTCACGTTGTGTGTCATCGCCAGCCGTTGAAACAACCCTGCAGCGTGCCCGTGTTCCAGCCCAACAACCGCCACCGTCACCGGCTGCTGTGCAACAGCCGTCATCACCGTTGCGAGCACCATCGTCGCAAACCACTTCGCTATCATCGCGCCTCCCAGGCCACATGTGCGGCACGGTAAGCATACCTCGCAACGGTCAACAGCCGCGGCGCATCTCATGCGTCAGAGGTGCCTCCCACCATGAAAGCCATCGTCCTCCACGACTACGGTCCACCCTCCGCCCTCAAGTACGAGGACTTCCCCGACCCCAAACCCGCCTCCGGCGAGATCCTCATCGAGGTCTACGCCATCGGCGTCAACCCCATCGACTGGAAGATCCGCTCCGGCGCCATGAAGCAGGCCTTCCCCACTCCGTTTCCCGCCATCCTCGGCTACGACGTCGCCGGCATCGTCAAGCAATGCGGTGACGGTGTCGAAGGCTTCGCCCCCGGCGACCACGTCTTCGGCCGCCTCTCCGGCGCCTACGCGCAACTAGCCGTCGGCAAAGCCGCCGAGATGGCGAAGGTGCCCGAAGGTGTCGACCTCACCACCGCTGCAGCCATCCCGGTCGTAGCCACCACCGCCGATCAGCTTATCCGCGAGGCGGCAGGCACGCAGTCCGGGCAGACGATTCTGCTCACCGGCGCACTTGGCAGCGTCGGCCGGCTTGCCCTCTTCTGCGCACTGGAACTCGGCGCGAACGTCATCGCCGGCGTCCGCAAGAAGCAGATCGACGAAGCCCTGGCTCTCGGCGCAACCGCCGCCATCGACATCTCCGACGACGACGCTCTGGCCCGCCTCGGCACCATCGACGCCGTCGCCGACACCATTGGTGGCGACCTCGCGCCCAAGCTCCTCGCGCACGTCAAAACCGGCGGCAACTACGGCAGCATCGTCGGCCCGCCCAAAGACGCCGCGCTGCACCCCACCGTCCACGTCAACGCCATGGGCTCCCACGCCGATGCCAACGCTATCGTCCACTACGCCGAAGCCATCCGCGACGGCAAGGTCAAGCTCCCCATCGACCTCATCCTCCCACTCGAAAAAGCATCCGAGGCCCACACCAAGGGCGAAAAAGGCGGCATCGGCAAAATCGTTCTCACCACACAAGCCGACTCATAACCCTCTGCAGACTCATCGCGAAACAGCAAAGGCCACCATCTCTGGCGGCCTTTGCTTTCTCTACACTCTACTGTCTACCCTCTACACACACTGCCTTATCCAAGCGTCTCCATCAGCTTGTTCACCGTGCGGTTCAGGTCCTTGTCATTGCGGCGCTGCTCGTCGATCTTCGCAATCGAGTGCATCACCGTCGTATGGTGCTTGCCGCCGAACTGCCGCCCAATTTCAGGTAGCGACGCCTCGGTCAGCTGCTTTGCCAGGTACATCGCAATCTGCCGCGGCACCACAATCTGGCGTGAGTTGTTCTTCTGCTTCAACTCCGCCACGCGCATGCCAAAGTGTTCGGCCACAGCGCGCTGGATCGCCTCGATTGTGATCTTCCGCACCTGCGTATCGATGAACTGCTTCAGGCACTGCTGCGCGGTCGGCAGCGTGATCTCCACGCCATGCAGGCTGCACCACGCGATCAGCCGCACCAGCGCGCCCTCCAGCTCACGCACATTCGTCCGCACGTTGCCCGCGATGAATAGTGCCACCTCGGTCGGCAGCACCGTCTGTTCCATCTCTGCCTTCTTCTGCAGGATAGCGACCTTCGTTTCGAGGTCCGGTGGCTGAATGTCGACAACTAGTCCCCACTCAAACCGCGAGCGCAGCCGGTCTTCAAAGTCCGCCAGCTCCTTCGGGGGACGATCGCTCGCCACCACAATCTGCTTGTTCGTCTCGTGCAAAGCGTTGAACGTATGGAAGAACTCCTCCTGCGTACGCTCCTTGCCTGCCAGGAACTGGATATCGTCAATCAGCAGCACATCCACCGAGCGATAGCGATCGCGGAACCCGGTCATCTTGTCGTAGCGCACCGAGTTGATCATCTCGTTCGTGAACTTCTCGCCCGACACATAGCTCACAGCGGCGAGCGGGTTGCGCGCCTTCACCATGTGCCCAATCGCCTGCATCAGGTGCGTCTTGCCCAGCCCCACGCCGCCATACAGAAACAGCGGGTTGTAGGCCTTGGACGGCCGCTCAGCAACAGCCTGCGCTGCGGCGGAGGCAAACTGGTTGCCGCTGCCCACCACAAAGCTGTCGAACTGGTACCGCGGGTTCAGCTGCGCGGCGGAGTTCCAGTCGAACCGCGCCTGTTCCGGCCCTGCTTGCTGATAGTTCCGGCGCGGCGCGTTCTGGCTGTGGCTCGGCTGCGGTGCAAAGCCGCCGTCCTCGCGCAGCCGGGGCATCGCCTCGGGCGGGGGCACGTCGAACACCACCTGATCAAGCTCCAGGCCAAGGTTGTCCATTGCTTCGGCTATGTGGTCGCCATACATCTCGCCCACGTGCGAAAACTCCTCGGTAGGAATTCGCACGTGCAGCACGCGGCCATCCACATGGCTGAATCGCGTCGGCTTCAGCCATGTCTCATAGCTTTGCCGGTTGATTTTTTTCTCGAGAGCACCAAGGATCCTGACCCACGGATTCAGGACGGTTGCTGGCACAGGGACAAATGACATTGCTTAGGTCTTCCTTAGGTCTTGTTTTGGGCACAACTGGGTCGGGCTAACTTGCAGTACCAAACCGCGTGGCAGGGAAAAGGCGCACAATGCCCTGTTCTTCGCAGCCAGGCTGCGAAGCCAGTCATTCAATGATTGCTCTTGAAGTCCCTCTCTGCATCTCTCAGGTGCTTCGATGCCAGAAGGGGAGAATAAAACAGAATTCTTACTAACTCTGACGCAGAAAATCGGAACCTGCTTTACCGAATCTTTTGGCCGTGATGATGACCACCATCACCACGGGAACGGAGTCGATACTAACACCCTGCGCCCCACTCTTCGCTATACCAATTTGCATTAATGCTAAAAGAATTTCCCGGTTGCACCAAACTTTGTGAAGAATCTGCGCTGTCCCCTTTTGGGTACTCCCGCGAAACTGGTTCGGCAGCCCCCGCCACGATATTCGTTGCCGGTTTTCCTCAGCGCTGGTATACTCAAATCTTGCTGCCGTACAGGTGTTCTGTGCCCCTGTACTGGAGTCTGCTGATCCGGCCTTCGCGCCCTCAGCTCACATTGCACCAGCGTTCAAACAGCTCTGGCGCACCTCCTCCAAGCAGACACTTTTTCGGACAGGACTACACCCATGCCCAAGCGCACCTTCCAGCCCAATCGCCGTCGTCGCAGCAAAGTTCACGGCTTCCTCGTTCGCATGGCCACCAAGGCCGGCGCCGCTGTTCTCAGCCGCCGCCGCGCCAAGGGCCGCCACAAGATCGCCGTCTCTGCCGGCTTCCGCGACTAGTCTCTCCTCGTTTTGAAGGGGACGGGCTTCGGCCCGTCCGTCACAAACCTTCCGAGCATTTGGGGCTTCAGCCCCGGAGACTCTTCCAGCCCCAGCATCACGCGCGCTCAGTCTCTGAGCGCGTTTCCGCGTCTACACACCTATGAACCCGGCCACCCAGCACCGTCTGCGCAAACACGCTGACTACCAGCTCGTCTACAAGGCCGGGCGCAAGCAGTTTGCCAAACAGATCGCCTACTTCTACGCACTGCGGCCGGAGCCTTCAGCGACGGTGAACGCGCGTAGAAGCGACACCCCCGGCCCGCGGATCGGCCTCACTGTCCCCAAGGCGCTCGGCAAGGCCGTCGACCGCAACCGCATCAAGCGCCGCATGCGCGAAGCTGTCCGCGCTAATCTCGCGCTCATCACCTCCCCCGTCGACGTCATCCTGCATCCGCGCCGCTCCGTCATCGACCTCGATTTCCTCCAGCTCAAGCGCGAGGTCGCGCAGATTCTGCGCTCCGTCCAGGCTGCCTGCGACCGCGCTACGACAGCGGGCCAATCCACAGGCCGCACCAGGCCATGAGCACCCCCTCCGGCGCCGCTCTCCAGCGCCGCGAGCGCCTCGCCTCGGCGCTGCTTACTACCTGGAAACGCGGCTTCTCACCGTTCTTTCACGTCTTCGTAACCTCGCAGTGCAAGTACCTTCCCACCTGCAGCGAGTACGCCTATGTGGCCATCGTCCGCCACGGTTGGCTGCGAGGCTCATGGCTCGGCCTGCGCCGCATCGCCCGCTGCCACCCCTGGGCCCACGGCGGCCACGACCCTGTCCCATGACTCTCTCTCTTCGAAACACAATATCTGACCCCTCGCATCCGTCATTCTTCTGTGAATTATCGCGCGCAGCGCCATCCAGCGCCCGCGCACCTGCTGCGAAGCCTCCGAAACCGCCATCTCTTCCCCGCCTCAGCATTTATCATGAAATCTGCGCAGGCTGCGCTCGTACGCGGCCTCTGAAAGAGTAGGAAACCCGTTGCCAGAGATTCGCAATCCCAATCAGGCCGGCGGCCAGGACAGCCGTTCGCTCCTCGTCATGATGATCGTCATTCTCGGCGTCCTCTTCGGCGTCCAGTACTGGCGCGGCCAGCACACACCTGAGCCGCCCGCCGCCCCAGCCGCACACTCCACCCAGGCAAGCCCCACGGCCACCCCGGCAGCTCCCACCGCCCCAGCCGCAGCCACAACAGCGGCATCCCAGGCCACCCCGGCCATCGCGGCCGCCTCTGAGTCCACCACCACCGTCGAGAACGAGCTCTACAAGATCACCTTCTCCAACCGTGGCGGCCAGGTCACCTCCTGGCTTCTCAAGCGCTACACCGGCATCGACGGCCATCCCCTTGACCTCGTCCAGGACACCGCCTCCAAGCTCTACGGCTACCCGCTCTCGCTCTACACCTACGAGCCCGCGCTGAACCAACAGCTCGCCACGGCACTCTACGTTCCCTCAGCCACAGGAACCCTGCAGTCACCCGCCTCGCTCACCTTCAAGTACGCCGCCGGCGACATCGCCGTCACCAAGACCTTCACCTTCGGCGCCGACTACGTCATCTCCGCCGACACCCAAGTCCTCCGCAACGGCCAGCCCATCCGCGCGCTCCTCAGCTGGCCCGCCGCCTTCGGCGACATGGACAACATCACCGCCTACGCCGCCGCCGACATCGACACCAGCGCTAACGGCCACGACGACCACACCGCCTTCAAGAAGGTCTCCGGCGGCGCCACCCTCAACGGCCCTTTTGACTTCGCCGGCACCAGCGACCAGTACTTCGCGGCCGCCTTCCTGCCCATGCACCCGCAGGACGCCACCCTCGTCACGCTGCACCACGAGATCCCCGCCAACGCCGTCCCCGCGGGCCCCGGCCGCCCCAGCCTCTTCGGCAGCTCCAACAAGGCGCAGCTGCCGCTCATCGGCGCAGCCGTTGGCGACCTCTCCGGCCACAACCAGCTGCGCCTCTACGTCGGCCCCAAGGCCATCGACGTCCTCAAGTCCGTCCACACAGCCGACGGTCACGACCTCCAGTCGCTGCTCGACTTCGGCTTCTTCGGCCCCATCGGCAAGTACCTCTTCCTCGGCCTGCACTGGGTCCACTCGCTCTTGCCGCACGATGCCAACAACCTCACAAACTTCAGTTGGGGATGGGCCATCGTCATCTTCACCGTGCTCATCAATGTGGTCCTGCTGCCGCTGCGCATCAAGGGCATGAAGTCCATGCTCGCCATGCAGCGCATCCAGCCCGGCATCGACGCCATCAAGGCCAAGTACAAGAATCCCAAGGCCACCGACCCCAAGGCCGCCGAGATGAACGCCGAGGTCATGGCCTACCAGAAGCAGCAGGGCGTCAGCATGTTCGGCGGCTGTGTCCCCTCGCTCATCCAGCTGCCGCTGCTCTTCGCCTTCTTCACCATGATGACCAAGGTCGTCGAGCTCCGCCACGCGCACTTCTTCTGGCTGCACGACCTCTCCGCTGCGGACCAGTACCACATCCTGCCCATCCTCATGGTCATCACCTCGTTCCTGGTGCAGTTCTACACGCCATCCCCTGGCGTCGACCCCCAGCAGCAGAAGATGATGGCCTTCATGATGCCCGCCTTCTCTGGCTGGATGACCTGGAACTACGCCTCAGGCCTGGCCCTCTACTGGAACGTCGGCAACATCATCATGATCATCCAGCAGGCCGTCATGAACAATACGCAGCTCGGCAAGGAGATGAAGGTCATCGCCGCCAACCGCGCCAAAGCCAAGGCAGCAGCAGCCTCCCGCCCCAACCCCAAGATCATCCAGGGCCGCCGCTAGGCGGCCCTTTTCACACCCCTCCCATAAAGCTTGTCATTTCGACCGGAGCGGAGAAACCCCCGTATTTCGCAGCCGCCTATCTCACCCATGCGGCTCTTTGTAAACCACAGGCTTCCCCCAGTCCTCGCTCAAATCCCTCCAGTCGGGATTCAAAGACACGATCAGCCGAATTTTCTTGATCCGCGACCACCGCTTCAACTGCTTCTCGCGCGCAATCGCGAGCCGGATATCACCATATCGTTCGAAGTACACCAGCTGGTCGATCCGATATCTGTCGGTGAAGCTGCCTGGGTAGCGGCCGCTCTTGTGGCCCTTCACGCGTATCTCCAACTCTGATGTGACTCCGATGTACAGGTGCTTGAAGCTGCTGGAGAGGATGTAAACGAACGCAACGTCATCCATAAAGGAAAGTATCCTTTCTTTTTCGCACAGCGCCATTCATAAAAAATGTCATTTCGACCGGAGCGCAGCGGAGTGGAGAAAAAAACATTTTGCCCCGTCACGGCTTTCACCCCGCCTTTTCCTCCCCGCTCCACACCCTCTGTAGAAAACCCCACCAGTATCTCCCCCAGCAAATCCGCGGTTTTGCCGCAACTCCGCACACACGCTGCCTATTCTCCTTGCAGGCAGCAGCACCCCGCTGTGCGCCGTTAGGAAAACCCCACCCGAAATTCATCATCCTGTCCCACTCTTCCCTCTTCCTCAAAATCTCACACCGGCTTTTGGAAACCGTGTACCACCCTCAGCCCCGGTATCCATGCGGTTTTGCCACGCATATCCACTCTTCCACCCACAACGACTATTACGACTAGCTATATATCTCCTTTCAGGGTGTTTCTTTAGAAGCATTCTCGCCCCCGGCAGCACACGCAAATCCAGCATTCTCCTCTGTCCACGCATCACACAAGCGTCCCCCGATATTCACAACCCCCTACCCCTCGCGCAAAACCCCGCTACGCCCTAGAATCAACTCAATCAGGGAGAACACAACCGTGTCCACCACCGCCATGACTCCAGAAGCCACCTCCGCCGCACCCACCGGCAACCTCGAGATCACCGTCTCTCGCGCCGAGCTCCTCCGCGAGCTCACCGCCGCCCAGTCCGTCGTCGAGCGCAAGACCACCATCCCCATCCTCTCGAACTTCCTCTTCGAGGCCAGCGTCGCGGACGATGGCTCGGCGGATGGCAGGCTCACCATCACCGCCACCGACCTTGACCTCTCGCTGCGCACCTCCTGCGCTGCCAAGGTCAAAAAGGCCGGCGCCTGCACCATCCCTGCGCGCAAGCTCTACGACTACATCAAGCTCCTCCCCGAAGGCGACATCTCGATCAAGCTTCAGGACAACCATTGGGTGCAGATCCGCGCCGGTCGCTCCAACACCAAGATGGTCGGCATGGCCCGCGCCAACTTCCCCCAGGTGCCGGAGTTCCCCACCGTCGGCAGCTTCAAGATCGCCGCGCCCGCCCTGCGTAACATGATCTCCAAGACCATCTTCGCCATCTCCAATGAGGAGTCCCGCTACACCCTCAACGGTGCCCTGCTGGTCCTCAAGGCGGAGTCCATGGCCATGGTTGCCACCGACGGTCACCGCCTCGCCCACATCGAAAAGCTCGGCGAAAACCTCTCCGGCATCTCTGGCGAAAAGAAGACCCTCATCCCGCGCAAGGCGCTGGCAGAAATCTCCACGCTACTCAGCGGCTCCGACGCCGAGACCATCGAATTCGCCGACGACGATCAGACCCTCTACTTCAAGATCGGTGGCCGCGTCCTGACGAGCCGCAAGCTCACCGGCCAGTTCCCCAACTACGAAGCTGTCCTCCCGCGCGACAACACCAAGTTCGTCATCGTCCGTTCGGAAGATCTAATGCACTCCATCCAGCGCGTCGCGCAGTTTGCAGACGAGCGCTCCGGAGCCATCAAGCTCCGCCTCGAGCAGAACGAGCTGAAGATCTCCGCGCAGTCCACCGATGCCGGCGAGTCCGAAGACATCATCGAAACCCCCTACAGCTACGACGCTATCGTCGTCGGCTTCAACAGCTCCTACCTCATCGACTACCTGCGCGCCACTGGAGAAACCGGCGAGGTCCGCTTGGAGTTCAAGGACGCTCAATCCGCCGGCCAGATGCGCCCAGAGGACGGCGCCGACGACGTAAAGTACCGCTACATCCTCATGCCCATGCGCATCTGAGTAGCCTGGGAGGGAGCAGGGGCCTTCAGGGCCCTGAAACCGACCCCAGGCCTCTCCAACCACAGATGTGTCATTTCGACCGGAGCATGACAGTTTCACCGTCATGCGTAGCTGAGAAACCTGCAGTCGGAACTACCGCAAATATCCACACCATCCACAATCAGAAAATTTTTCGCAGGGGCCGCTCATAGAGCGGCCCTTCTCTATCCGCAGCATACATATCTAAAACAAGAGATCAATTCCCACCCAGCTTCGCCAGCACATCCTCCGCTGTCGTCCGATCTCCATGGCTATGACTGATCGCCTCAAACAATATCTTGCCTCTGCCATCCAGGATGAACGTCGCAGGATAGGCCGTCTCATGCGGCGCAGCCCACCGCAGACTGACAGGTTCGTCATCGCATTAGTCGGGGTCGATTACCAGCTTCATCTCGACTCCTCGTAGCTCTTATCTGAATATCTGAACAAAAACCTCTGTCAACCCCACATAACCTCCCCACCCCCTCAACCATCACAATCAAAACCACTTACACCCCAAAACCAAAAACACTTTTCCCACTCTCACCTTCTATACTGGAAGTAGGAACCAAACTGGCTCACTGGATAACTGGCAAACTGGCAACTGAAGCCACAAACCAATCACCGTTCGCTCTATCCTCTATCCCCCTGTCCTCTATCCCCTTTATTTCCTATATCATACCCGTAACCATATACAGAATCAGCCACTTACCCTCGGGATCACCCCGTAAGTCGCTGATTCTGCTAGATACCTCCGCTACATAGGGAGGGGGATACCCCTAAGCCAGCACAGCCTGCGCCGCATTCACCTTCGGCCGCACTTCCGTACCGAGCAGTTCAATCGACCGCAGCATCGCCTCATGAGGAACGCTCCCACCGCTGATCATCAGCGTGAACCGCGAAACACCACCCAGAGCATCGCTCACCGACCACATCTTCCGGGCCACCGTCTCCGGCGACCCCACAAAGAACGACCCACGCTCGCTCACCTGCGCGTCATAGCTTGCCCGCCCCTGCGGCGCCCACCCGCGCTCCCGGCCAATCCGGTTGAAGGTCTCGTTGTGAGCCGGATACAGCGTATCTGCAGCCTCACGGTCGCTATCGGCCAGGAACCCGACCCCATGGACCGCAACGTCCATCCCCGCTGGGTCATGCCCCGCCTGCTGATACGCATGGCGGTACAGTTCCACCAGCGGCCGGAACCGGTGCGGCTCACCCCCAATGATCGCCACCGTCAGCGGCAGTCCCAGCACCCCAGCCCGTACGAACGACTGCGGCGTCCCACCCACCCCCAGCCGGATCGGCAGCCGCGCCTGCAGCGGACGGGGCCACACCCCCTGCCCACTCAGGCTCGCACGGTGCTCGCCCTGCCAATGTACGTGCGTCTCATCCCGCAACTTCAACAAAAGATCCAGCTTCTCCGAGAACAGCTCATCGTAGTTCCGCAGATCGTAGCCAAACAGCGGATACGACTCGGTAAAAGAGCCACGACCAACCACAATCTCAGCTCGCCCCTTCGATATCAGGTCCAGCGTAGCGAACTGCTGGAAGACACGAACCGGATCATCCGAGCTCAACACCGTGACCGCACTCGTCAGTCGGATCGTCTCAGTCCGCGCCGCAGCCGCGGCCAACAGCGTCACAGGCGAAGAGGCAATGTACTCCATGCGATGGTGTTCGCCGATCCCGTAGACATCTACGCCCGAGCGATCAGCCAGCTCAACCTCTTCCAGCAACTGCTGCACCCGCAGCGCACCAAGCTCTCCTGCAGCAGACTCAGGCCCGCCGATTGCACCCACGAAGCTGTCGATACCCACTTGCATAGCGATCAATTGGATGCGAACGCCCTCGACAAGGACTCGCGAGGCTCTCCCGCAGTTAGACTAATAGCTGAAGGAAGATCCTGAAAACATGCCCCTGAACTGCGGAATCGTCGGGCTGCCGAATGTCGGCAAGTCCACCATCTTCAACGCGCTCACAGCTGCCAAGGCCCAGGCCGCGAACTATCCCTTCTGCACCATCGACCCAAACGTCGGCATCGTTCCCGTCCCTGACGATCGCATGGATCGCATCGTCACAATGGTCAAGCCGAACTCGATTGTCCCGACTACGATGGAGTTCGTGGACATCGCGGGCATCGTCGAAGGTGCCAGCAAGGGCGAAGGCCTCGGCAACCAGTTCCTCTCGCACATCCGCCAGACCGACGCGATCCTGCACGTCGTCCGCTGCTTCGCCGACCCTGAAGTCATCCACGTGGCCGGCGTCGTCAACCCACTTCACGACATGGAAATCATCAATACCGAGCTCCTTCTCGCTGACCTCGAAACTGTTGAAAAACGCCTGGCCAAGGCCGAGAAAGCCGCAAAGGGCAATGCCACTGCGGCTCAGAAAACAGAGTTGACTGTCGTCCAGAAGCTCCACGCAACGCTAAGCGAAGGCAAGCCTGCTCGCACGGCTGACCTCACCGAGGAAGAGAAGCCCGTCGCACGCGACCTCTTCCTCATCACCATGAAGCCGCAGCTCTACGTCGCGAACGTTGATGAAGCCGGCATCGCCGAAGGCAACGAATACACCGCAATCGTGGAAGCCCGCGCGAAGGAGGAAGGGTCCGAAGTCGTCCGCATCTGCGGTGCGATGGAGGCAGAGATCTCGCAGTTGGAACCCGAGGAACGCAAAGAGTTCCTTGAGGCTGCAGGTCTCGAAGAGCCAGGCCTCAACCGTCTTATCCATGCTGCATACCGCCTTCTCGGCCTCATCACCTACTTCACCTCCGGTGTGCAGGAGGTCCGCGCCTGGACCATCAAACGCGGTACCAAGGCACCCGGTGCCGCCGGCGTCATCCACTCCGACTTCGAGCGTGGTTTCATCAAAGCCGACTGCTATGCCTGTGAGGACTTGTTCCGTCTAGGCAGCGAACAGGCAGTCAAGGAGGCCGGTCTCCTCCGGTCCGAGGGCAAGGAGTACGTGGTGAAGGACGGAGACATTCTCTTCTTCAAGTTCAATGTCTAACTAACGGACCGTGAGTAATTCAAGAGGTTCGCGTAACTGTGTTGAGCCTCCATCTAATAGCAATCTGCTTGAGACTATCTAAGACATGGCGACGAAGAAGTTACGCGTAGGTATCCTGTTTGG carries:
- a CDS encoding GIY-YIG nuclease family protein, translating into MDDVAFVYILSSSFKHLYIGVTSELEIRVKGHKSGRYPGSFTDRYRIDQLVYFERYGDIRLAIAREKQLKRWSRIKKIRLIVSLNPDWRDLSEDWGKPVVYKEPHG
- the ychF gene encoding redox-regulated ATPase YchF → MPLNCGIVGLPNVGKSTIFNALTAAKAQAANYPFCTIDPNVGIVPVPDDRMDRIVTMVKPNSIVPTTMEFVDIAGIVEGASKGEGLGNQFLSHIRQTDAILHVVRCFADPEVIHVAGVVNPLHDMEIINTELLLADLETVEKRLAKAEKAAKGNATAAQKTELTVVQKLHATLSEGKPARTADLTEEEKPVARDLFLITMKPQLYVANVDEAGIAEGNEYTAIVEARAKEEGSEVVRICGAMEAEISQLEPEERKEFLEAAGLEEPGLNRLIHAAYRLLGLITYFTSGVQEVRAWTIKRGTKAPGAAGVIHSDFERGFIKADCYACEDLFRLGSEQAVKEAGLLRSEGKEYVVKDGDILFFKFNV
- a CDS encoding Atu2307/SP_0267 family LLM class monooxygenase, yielding MQVGIDSFVGAIGGPESAAGELGALRVQQLLEEVELADRSGVDVYGIGEHHRMEYIASSPVTLLAAAAARTETIRLTSAVTVLSSDDPVRVFQQFATLDLISKGRAEIVVGRGSFTESYPLFGYDLRNYDELFSEKLDLLLKLRDETHVHWQGEHRASLSGQGVWPRPLQARLPIRLGVGGTPQSFVRAGVLGLPLTVAIIGGEPHRFRPLVELYRHAYQQAGHDPAGMDVAVHGVGFLADSDREAADTLYPAHNETFNRIGRERGWAPQGRASYDAQVSERGSFFVGSPETVARKMWSVSDALGGVSRFTLMISGGSVPHEAMLRSIELLGTEVRPKVNAAQAVLA
- the dnaN gene encoding DNA polymerase III subunit beta translates to MSTTAMTPEATSAAPTGNLEITVSRAELLRELTAAQSVVERKTTIPILSNFLFEASVADDGSADGRLTITATDLDLSLRTSCAAKVKKAGACTIPARKLYDYIKLLPEGDISIKLQDNHWVQIRAGRSNTKMVGMARANFPQVPEFPTVGSFKIAAPALRNMISKTIFAISNEESRYTLNGALLVLKAESMAMVATDGHRLAHIEKLGENLSGISGEKKTLIPRKALAEISTLLSGSDAETIEFADDDQTLYFKIGGRVLTSRKLTGQFPNYEAVLPRDNTKFVIVRSEDLMHSIQRVAQFADERSGAIKLRLEQNELKISAQSTDAGESEDIIETPYSYDAIVVGFNSSYLIDYLRATGETGEVRLEFKDAQSAGQMRPEDGADDVKYRYILMPMRI
- the yidC gene encoding membrane protein insertase YidC, whose protein sequence is MPEIRNPNQAGGQDSRSLLVMMIVILGVLFGVQYWRGQHTPEPPAAPAAHSTQASPTATPAAPTAPAAATTAASQATPAIAAASESTTTVENELYKITFSNRGGQVTSWLLKRYTGIDGHPLDLVQDTASKLYGYPLSLYTYEPALNQQLATALYVPSATGTLQSPASLTFKYAAGDIAVTKTFTFGADYVISADTQVLRNGQPIRALLSWPAAFGDMDNITAYAAADIDTSANGHDDHTAFKKVSGGATLNGPFDFAGTSDQYFAAAFLPMHPQDATLVTLHHEIPANAVPAGPGRPSLFGSSNKAQLPLIGAAVGDLSGHNQLRLYVGPKAIDVLKSVHTADGHDLQSLLDFGFFGPIGKYLFLGLHWVHSLLPHDANNLTNFSWGWAIVIFTVLINVVLLPLRIKGMKSMLAMQRIQPGIDAIKAKYKNPKATDPKAAEMNAEVMAYQKQQGVSMFGGCVPSLIQLPLLFAFFTMMTKVVELRHAHFFWLHDLSAADQYHILPILMVITSFLVQFYTPSPGVDPQQQKMMAFMMPAFSGWMTWNYASGLALYWNVGNIIMIIQQAVMNNTQLGKEMKVIAANRAKAKAAAASRPNPKIIQGRR